One genomic region from Vitis riparia cultivar Riparia Gloire de Montpellier isolate 1030 chromosome 17, EGFV_Vit.rip_1.0, whole genome shotgun sequence encodes:
- the LOC117904504 gene encoding protein EDS1L-like, whose translation MGETLGNRIRLSEEIVNRAASQAMRAHNSAGRPFLLDKTRGFAIFAFAGSWLPDDWFTHPPFGETKMDASTFPSLRSVGNDEVAVVNASFLRRFKAILDQLSLEREVQKVIADRRQVVFTGHSWGGAMAILATLYFLEKAGPNQNPPRCITFGSPLVGDRIFGHAVRREKWSDHFIHFVMRFDVIPRIMLGPASTEHQQILNFFNPRSQFYREPLDPPLGFYLNVMRSASSVAIHDACILMGCTNPLLETLRNFTELSPYRPFGTYIFCTGNGKLVVLKNPDAVLQILFYCAQLSQEEAAEIAQRSLHEHLAYENELQESLGMQNVVYLDSLEDLPLSSNGGPATVNIALNDLGLSPQARLCLRAAGGFENRRLRNQVKIDDNKQKINDELRKLKDYQEKAETRKLGYYDAFKHQEEKADFDANVSRLVLAGIWDEIIEMLRRCELPDEFENRKELIELATIYRRIVEPLDIANYYRHLKNEDTGTYVTRGRPKRYRYTQRWLEHAENKPPGSRSESCFWAELEELCIQTSGNGSLQDTKQKIQQLQKNLIEWIHEGSLGKDVLLEDSTFVKWWKTLPFEYKSDPESSRIANLIHG comes from the exons aTGGGAGAAACACTTGGAAATCGTATTAGGTTGAGCGAAGAAATCGTGAACAGGGCTGCTTCTCAAGCCATGAGAGCTCACAATTCCGCTGGCAGGCCATTTCTTCTCGACAAAACCCGTGGCTTTGCTATTTTTGCGTTTGCTGGATCTTGGCTTCCCGATGATTGGTTTACGCACCCACCTTTTGGAGAAACAAAGATGGATGCTAGTACCTTTCCTTCTCTTCGAAGTGTGGGCAACGATGAAGTCGCTGTGGTCAACGCCTCCTTCCTCCGGCGATTCAAAGCCATCTTAGATCAGCTATCACTTGAGAGAGAG GTGCAAAAAGTAATTGCAGATAGGAGGCAAGTTGTTTTTACTGGCCACTCCTGGGGTGGTGCAATGGCCATCCTGGCAACTCTATACTTCTTGGAGAAGGCAGGGCCCAATCAGAACCCACCCCGCTGCATCACTTTCGGATCCCCCCTTGTAGGTGATCGGATCTTCGGTCATGCTGTCAGGCGGGAGAAATGGTCCGACCACTTCATCCATTTTGTAATGAGATTTGATGTTATCCCTCGTATTATGCTTGGCCCTGCATCCACTGAGCACCAACAAATTCTCAATTTCTTCAATCCCAGATCTCAATTTTACAGGGAACCCCTTGATCCTCCTTTAGGTTTCTATCTCAACGTGATGAGAAGTGCTTCCTCGGTTGCAATCCATGATGCCTGCATTCTCATGGGATGCACAAACCCGTTACTGGAAACTCTAAGGAACTTCACTGAGCTCAGCCCTTACAGACCTTTCGGAACTTACATTTTCTGCACTGGAAATGGAAAATTGGTCGTCTTAAAGAACCCGGATGCAGTTCTGCAGATACTGTTTTACTGTGCTCAGTTGAGCCAAGAAGAAGCTGCAGAGATTGCACAAAGAAGCCTACATGAACATTTGGCCTACGAAAATGAACTACAGGAGAGCTTAGGAATGCAGAATGTAGTTTATTTAGATAGTCTGGAAGACCTTCCATTGTCTTCCAATGGCGGTCCAGCCACAGTTAACATTGCCTTGAATGACCTCGGCCTG AGCCCACAAGCCAGGTTATGCCTTCGAGCTGCAGGAGGGTTTGAGAACCGAAGGTTAAGAAACCAGGTTAAGATTGATGATAATAAGCAAAAGATTAATGACGAATTAAGAAAGCTGAAAGACTACCAAGAAAAGGCCGAGACTCGCAAACTGGGTTACTACGACGCCTTCAAGCACCAAGAAGAAAAAGCTGACTTCGATGCTAATGTGAGCAGGCTTGTGCTAGCTGGTATCTGGGATGAGATCATTGAAATGTTGAGAAGGTGCGAACTTCCAGATGAATTTGAGAACAGGAAAGAGTTAATAGAACTTGCAACCATATATCGCCGCATAGTTGAGCCTCTAGATATTGCCAACTACTATCGACACTTGAAGAATGAAGACACAGGAACCTACGTGACAAGGGGGAGACCAAAACGATATAGATACACCCAAAGATGGCTCGAGCATGCTGAAAATAAGCCACCTGGATCCAGGTCAGAATCCTGTTTCTGGGCTGAGCTAGAGGAGCTCTGCATTCAAACTAGCGGCAACGGATCCCTTCAAGACACTAAGCAGAAGATTCAGCAACTACagaaaaatttaattgaatggATTCATGAAGGCTCTTTAGGAAAGGATGTGTTGTTGGAGGATTCCACATTTGTTAAATGGTGGAAAACCCTCCCTTTCGAGTATAAATCAGACCCTGAATCATCTAGAATTGCGAATCTCATCCATGGGTAA
- the LOC117905138 gene encoding two-component response regulator ARR5-like, which yields MFSSIAHNLHYKSLPLHSFPPPLYKYWKQIPRTFLVMGSAAGEFLRHVLPEKVGVSDHSAAGSEELHVLAVDDSHVDRKVIERLLKISSCKVTAVESGTRALQFLGLDGEENSVGFDGLKVNLIMTDYSMPGMTGYELLKKIKESKAFRKIPVVIMSSENILTRIDRCLEEGAEEFIVKPVKLADVRRLRDFIMRGEEEGEENRKKGNHKRKLQDDYSISPPLSPAPSLDCEISSLLLPSSSSSSPECPSKRPRLWVED from the exons ATGTTCTCGTCAATCGCCCACAACTTGCATTACAAGTCACTTCCGCTCCATTCGTTTCCTCCACCACTGTATAAATATTGGAAGCAGATTCCCCGCACATTTCTGGTTATGGGTTCCGCCGCCGGCGAATTTCTTCGGCATGTGTTACCGGAGAAAGTTGGGGTTTCTGATCACTCCGCTGCTGGGTCGGAGGAGCTCCATGTTCTTGCTGTTGATGATAGCCATGTGGATCGGAAGGTGATTGAGAGGCTGCTCAAGATATCTTCCTGTAAag TGACGGCTGTGGAGAGTGGAACGAGGGCTCTGCAGTTTCTGGGGTTGGACGGAGAGGAGAACTCAGTTGGATTTGAT GGTTTGAAGGTGAATCTGATCATGACGGACTATTCTATGCCTGGGATGACAGGGTATGAGTTGCTCAAGAAGATCAAG GAGTCAAAGGCTTTCAGAAAGATACCAGTGGTGATCATGTCTTCAGAAAACATCCTGACTCGCATTGACAG GTGTTTAGAGGAAGGTGCAGAGGAGTTTATAGTGAAACCAGTAAAACTGGCAGACGTGAGACGCCTGAGAGATTTCATAATGAGAGGAGAGGAAGAGGGAGAGGAAAATAGGAAGAAAGGGAACCATAAGAGAAAGCTACAAGATGATTACAGCATCTCACCCCCATTGTCACCAGCACCATCACTTGATTGTGAGATATCCTCGTTGCTActaccatcttcttcttcttcttctccagaGTGTCCTTCAAAGCGACCTAGATTGTGGGTTGAAGATTGA
- the LOC117905137 gene encoding formin-like protein 8, which translates to MNGRKALGELDNRNQPQPPSLKRSATKIQNTEGRRILLPLQPKPTNFFHSLCDSIFSEFMGVKGHPWILPSLLCFSLLCLPCFSQPSSSPASSIPSSPNNSPISPQIPGAASHEKVGKVAGATAASAVVVAGVFFCFRKFVARQRQRDKNESSFRREEAEVMHEEFKHRGTLKGLIVDDNGVEVLYLRKLEGGQLRNSFSKVLNIPNEEERGKIVESMVDRPRKSKRIQEIPLLHEPSDVIILEKEAKPVLKVPTLQPQVSVPSPPPPPPPPPSQPLPPPPQVIPIKKTPNPHPPPLPPNKKIPGPPPPPPPPPEKKIPGPPPLPPIPTRRKPAAPPPPPKAGGLVSALKPPPVPRGKMNSNNRAEASTEGSSKGTDFGQMKLKPLHWDKVIANVDHSIVWDEINDGSFRFDDELMESLFGYTANQKPPEMNNKPVTSSNSALPTQIFILEPRKSQNTAIVLRSLAVSRREILDALLEGQGLTTDTLEKLTKISPTQEEESKILQFNGNPTKLADAESFLYHILKVVPSAFMRFNAMLFRTNYDPEILHLKESLQTLELACKELRSRGLFLKLLEAILKAGNRMNAGTARGNAQGFNLSALRRLSDVKSIDGKTTLLHFVVEQVVRSEGRRCAINQNDSLDRSNSQRGKKSDPNSVSQTPKEEKEKEKEKENEKEKENKKEKEYLMLGLPVLGGLSTEFYNVKKAAVIDHDSFINMCSTLTARVAEIQLLVARCRNGEKGRFVQEMKGFLEECEEELKVVRVEQTRVMELVKKTTEYYQAGASKDKGGQPLQLFLIVKDFLDMVDQACQDIYRKLQKKNVTKTVGSSPPLSPTRQAVRFTNLQLQFMSDMCRTTSSSDSEDDF; encoded by the exons ATGAATGGTAGGAAAGCCCTGGGAGAGTTGGACAACCGCAACCAGCCACAACCACCTTCATTGAAACGTTCAGcaaccaaaattcaaaacacAGAGGGCAGAAGAATTTTACTTCCATTGCAGCCAAAACCAACCAATTTCTTCCACTCTCTCTGTGATTCTATCTTTTCAGAGTTCATGGGTGTGAAGGGTCATCCATGGATTCTTCCCTCTCTCTTGTGTTTCTCTCTTCTTTGTCTCCCTTGTTTCTCTCAACCAAGTTCTTCACCTGCAAGTTCCATCCCCAGTTCTCCTAATAATTCTCCAATCTCTCCACAAATTCCAGGAGCAGCATCACATGAAAAAGTTGGTAAGGTAGCTGGAGCAACAGCTGCAAGTGCTGTTGTTGTTGCTGGGGTGTTCTTCTGCTTCAGAAAATTTGTTGCTCGTCAACGCCAGAGAGATAAAAATGAATCTAGTTTTCGTCGTGAAGAAGCTGAGGTGATGCATGAGGAATTCAAGCATCGTGGAACTCTGAAAGGATTGATTGTTGATGATAATGGAGTGGAGGTCCTCTATCTGAGGAAACTTGAAGGTGGGCAATTGAGGAATAGTTTCTCTAAGGTTTTGAATATTCCTAATgaagaagaaagaggaaagaTAGTGGAGAGTATGGTAGATAGACCCAGAAAATCAAAGAGAATTCAAGAGATCCCATTGCTTCATGAGCCATCAGATGTGATTATCCTAGAGAAAGAGGCCAAACCAGTTTTGAAAGTTCCAACTCTACAGCCTCAGGTTTCTGTACCATctcctcctccacctccaccaccaccaccctcTCAGCCACTTCCACCGCCTCCACAGGTGATTCCAATAAAGAAAACTCCCAACCCACATCCTCCACCACTCCCTCCTAACAAGAAAATCCCCGGACCGCCTCCTcctccaccacctcctcctGAAAAGAAAATCCCTGGACCACCTCCTCTGCCACCAATCCCAACAAGGAGGAAGCCTGCAGCACCACCTCCACCACCTAAGGCAGGTGGTTTGGTTTCAGCTTTGAAACCTCCACCTGTACCAAGGGGGAAGATGAACAGTAATAACAGGGCAGAGGCATCAACTGAAGGAAGCTCCAAGGGAACTGATTTTGGGCAGATGAAGCTGAAGCCATTGCACTGGGATAAGGTCATAGCTAATGTTGATCATTCAATTGTGTGGGATGAGATCAATGATGGATCCTTCAG GTTTGATGATGAACTTATGGAATCTCTGTTTGGATACACTGCGAACCAGAAACCCCCTGAAATGAATAACAAGCCAGTGACTTCAAGCAACTCTGCCCTGCCAACCCAAATTTTCATCCTGGAACCCCGAAAATCACAAAACACTGCAATTGTACTTAGATCTCTTGCAGTCTCTCGTAGAGAAATTCTAGATGCCCTCCTGGAAGGTCAAGGCCTCACCACTGATACTCTTGAAAAACTGACCAAAATTTCTCCAACCCAAGAAGAAGAATCCAAAATCCTGCAATTCAATGGCAACCCAACTAAGCTTGCTGATGCAGAGTCCTTTCTCTACCACATCCTGAAAGTTGTTCCTTCGGCGTTCATGCGCTTCAATGCAATGCTTTTCAGAACAAACTACGACCCTGAAATCCTTCACTTGAAGGAGTCTTTGCAAACACTTGAATTGGCCTGCAAGGAGCTAAGAAGTCGTGGGCTTTTCTTAAAACTTCTTGAAGCCATTCTCAAGGCTGGCAATAGAATGAATGCAGGAACCGCCAGAGGAAATGCCCAAGGCTTCAACCTTAGTGCTCTTCGTAGACTTTCAGATGTGAAGAGCATTGATGGAAAGACTACTTTACTTCACTTTGTCGTGGAACAAGTAGTTCGATCAGAGGGTAGGCGTTGTGCAATCAATCAGAACGATAGTCTGGACAGAAGTAATAGTCAAAGAGGCAAAAAGAGTGATCCAAATTCAGTAAGTCAGACaccaaaagaagagaaagagaaagagaaagagaaagagaatgagaaagagaaagagaacaaaaaagagaaagagtaCCTTATGCTTGGATTACCAGTGTTAGGGGGGCTAAGTACTGAATTCTATAATGTAAAGAAAGCTGCAGTCATAGACCATGATAGTTTCATCAACATGTGCTCAACTCTCACAGCCCGTGTTGCTGAAATTCAGCTGCTTGTGGCACGCTGCAGAAATGGTGAGAAGGGCAGGTTTGTGCAGGAGATGAAAGGGTTTTTAGAGGAATGTGAGGAGGAGCTTAAAGTGGTAAGAGTAGAGCAAACAAGGGTAATGGAGCTTGTGAAGAAAACAACAGAATATTACCAAGCGGGAGCTTCTAAAGACAAAGGGGGACAACCTCTTCAGTTGTTTCTCATTGTGAAGGATTTTCTTGACATGGTTGATCAAGCTTGCCAAGACATTTACAGGAAACTGCAGAAGAAGAATGTGACAAAGACTGTAGGATCATCCCCACCACTGTCACCAACAAGGCAGGCAGTGAGATTCACAAACTTGCAGTTACAATTCATGTCAGATATGTGTAGGACAACATCTTCCAGCGATTCAGAGGATGACTTCTGA